Proteins encoded by one window of Streptacidiphilus sp. PB12-B1b:
- a CDS encoding GntR family transcriptional regulator, translating into MGGSLRDQVTRALRAATITGRLRPGVVYSAPVLAEELGVSATPVREAMLDLVREGLVETVRNKGFRVVGITDQDLDHVTEVRELIEIPATVEVARRARAEDLEQLRAPAQETVEAARTGDVIGYVEADRRFHLGVLALTGNRHLVATVGELRKRSRLFGLADAAGDGRLLASAVEHERLLELMLAGDLDGTRRLVRTHLGHVRTGRTATDRPSA; encoded by the coding sequence ATGGGCGGGAGCCTGCGGGACCAGGTCACCCGGGCGCTGCGGGCCGCGACGATCACCGGCCGGCTGCGTCCCGGTGTGGTGTACTCGGCGCCCGTGCTGGCCGAGGAGCTGGGGGTGTCGGCGACGCCGGTGCGCGAGGCCATGCTCGACCTGGTCCGCGAGGGTCTGGTGGAGACCGTCCGCAACAAGGGGTTCCGCGTCGTCGGGATCACCGATCAGGATCTCGACCATGTCACCGAAGTGCGCGAACTGATCGAGATCCCGGCCACCGTGGAGGTCGCCCGCAGGGCCCGGGCTGAGGATCTGGAGCAGCTGCGCGCTCCCGCCCAGGAGACCGTGGAGGCGGCTCGGACGGGTGACGTCATCGGCTATGTCGAGGCCGACCGCCGCTTCCATCTGGGGGTGCTGGCGCTCACCGGCAATCGGCACCTGGTGGCCACGGTCGGCGAGCTGCGCAAGCGTTCACGGCTGTTCGGTCTGGCGGACGCGGCCGGCGACGGGCGGCTCCTGGCCTCCGCCGTGGAGCACGAGCGGCTGTTGGAGCTCATGCTGGCCGGTGACCTCGACGGCACCCGCCGGTTGGTCCGGACGCACCTCGGCCATGTGCGTACGGGCCGGACGGCCACCGATCGGCCGTCGGCCTAG
- a CDS encoding serine hydrolase, producing MPTTAQHARLQAAFAQLAAGRGPGVFARITQDGEEVFSAAAGTADTAAPRPITADDRFRIASVTKTYLAAVVLQLAAEGRLALTDTVEQWTPGLVPGGDTISVDQLLRMVSGLPDYAWAVLGDPPDIGRLQRTFTPEELVRTSLARPDRREPGRAWRYSNTDYVLLGLITEAATGRTLQEAFQERIFDPLGLGRTYLPTSERHLRGAHTRGYLRLDAESGYADTTEFTPSESWASGAIVSTPPEVARFLDALLGGSLLPAASLAAMRTTQPARSDMEYGMGLFSYRLPGGTVLYGHGGSHFGVDCYAFRSDRGRTAVIYQNSWDRVTRGIPPQNPLVHAAFADS from the coding sequence ATGCCGACCACAGCCCAACACGCCCGGCTGCAGGCCGCTTTCGCGCAATTGGCGGCCGGACGCGGTCCTGGCGTGTTCGCACGCATCACCCAGGACGGCGAGGAGGTGTTCAGCGCCGCCGCAGGCACCGCCGACACCGCCGCGCCACGGCCCATCACCGCCGACGACCGCTTCCGCATCGCCAGCGTCACCAAGACCTACCTGGCCGCCGTCGTCCTGCAACTCGCCGCCGAGGGGCGGCTCGCGCTCACCGACACCGTGGAGCAGTGGACCCCGGGACTGGTGCCGGGCGGCGACACGATCAGCGTGGACCAGCTGCTGCGGATGGTTTCCGGCCTGCCCGACTACGCCTGGGCCGTCCTGGGCGACCCGCCGGACATCGGCCGGCTCCAACGCACCTTCACGCCCGAGGAGTTGGTGCGCACTTCACTGGCCCGGCCCGACCGGCGGGAGCCCGGCCGGGCCTGGCGCTATTCCAACACCGACTACGTCCTCCTCGGGCTGATCACCGAGGCCGCCACCGGCCGGACCCTTCAAGAGGCGTTCCAGGAGCGGATCTTCGACCCGCTCGGACTCGGCCGGACCTACCTGCCCACCAGCGAGCGGCACCTCCGAGGAGCGCACACCCGCGGATACCTCCGGCTGGACGCCGAATCCGGCTATGCCGACACCACCGAGTTCACCCCCTCGGAGAGCTGGGCGAGTGGCGCCATCGTCTCCACCCCACCCGAGGTGGCCCGCTTCCTCGACGCCCTCCTGGGCGGCAGCCTGCTCCCGGCAGCCTCCCTGGCCGCCATGCGCACCACGCAGCCCGCACGCAGCGACATGGAGTACGGCATGGGCCTGTTCAGCTACCGCCTCCCCGGCGGCACGGTGCTGTACGGGCACGGCGGCAGCCACTTCGGCGTGGACTGCTACGCCTTCCGCTCCGACCGGGGGCGTACGGCGGTGATCTACCAGAACAGCTGGGACCGGGTCACCCGCGGCATCCCGCCGCAGAATCCGCTGGTGCACGCGGCCTTCGCGGATTCCTAG